In one window of Nerophis ophidion isolate RoL-2023_Sa linkage group LG05, RoL_Noph_v1.0, whole genome shotgun sequence DNA:
- the LOC133553431 gene encoding storkhead-box protein 2-like isoform X3, with protein sequence MSPISQSQFIPLGEVLLLAISAMNSTHKPVTQEALTEHLQTCFPGVPTPTEEVLRHTLNMLVRERKIYPTTDGYFVVTPQTYFITPSLIRTSSKWYHLDERSTDRHQQQQHQNQQTQCTSPLSGTITPSTSGGIRDRIHSKSHQNHSGGGGVVDSFHNNTYRGDDPPSHHTTLQHRSSKDPREAYSSPHSPQSPPQLVGGNTEKCRTTLGFPFKTDTLTKHRGGGGSGGGTSELEKQTGSGTGSRKFGLKLFRLSFKKDKAKQLATFSAQFPPEEWPLRDEESASQLPRHIEMEIIRRINPDLTVENLARHTAVMKRLEEERAQRSKASSANHSSRSRRSGGRHRKPSQTKLSRSHSKIRVTRGEHSEGSHLELTDKDYRAYSSSLARSPREHALAMERQRTRLHLAHSNPNILDSSHLPVTPEWDVSGELAKRRTEMPFPEPSHGPSAHHSKVHRSHSHTQERKSRNERSDKAKERSRSMENSKGPLGAGLIGPPSYYDDRNRYYTDDGTLRANQSSCHYPRATPPLVKMSGESLGLDGGRSLEKCKSRDSLPAYSPKPQHNSVPPDGYFQCSGSSEAALTAPSTIGTLGRNSQDGLKLGSTDWQTERQTPHPPENKEDLSKVGPKGGSLPPIPLSMPDPPVSNGRPPHSASCGQEKCKEIFSKDTLFKPPPGLPLPGYSSLRKTPVLTSSNLSSSCDALDSQDSFDAPKPLVATPSASIPGSEPTTSAAEVSFDYYNVSDDDELEEGGTKSRGEDGETGGGIVGRGGAGAGTMQWLLEREKERDLQRRFERTLTFPGAKENLPEPSQNQQSAHSARLDSMDSSSVTVDSGFNSPRTRESLASNTSSIVESNRRQNLALSPGHLGITNSNGPPFSFRAIPEPAGSQSEKLQKPNACLASITSV encoded by the exons GTGTTCCCACCCCAACGGAGGAGGTCCTGCGCCACACACTAAATATGTTGGTTCGTGAACGCAAAATTTACCCAACAACCGACGGATATTTTGTTGTAACTCCCCAAACTTACTTCATCACTCCAAGTTTAATACGAACCAGTTCCAAGTGGTACCACTTAGATGAGCGTTCGACTGACCGGCACCAACAGCAGCAACATCAGAATCAGCAGACACAGTGCACCTCCCCACTCTCTGGCACCATCACTCCATCTACTTCTGGTGGCATACGAGATAGAATACACTCAAAATCCCACCAGAACCACAGTGGGGGTGGTGGAGTCGTGGATTCCTTTCACAACAACACTTATCGTGGAGACGACCCCCCCAGTCACCACACCACTCTGCAACACAGATCCTCCAAAGACCCCAGGGAGGCATATTCGTCTCCACATTCTCCACAGTCGCCTCCTCAGCTAGTAGGAGGCAACACAGAAAAGTGCCGCACCACCCTCGGGTTCCCTTTCAAGACGGACACGCTTACAAAGCATCGTGGTGGAGGAGGGAGTGGAGGGGGGACAAGTGAGCTAGagaagcaaacaggaagtggtaCAGGGAGTCGAAAGTTTGGTTTGAAGCTGTTCCGCCTCAGCTTTAAGAAAGACAAGGCCAAGCAGTTGGCCACCTTCTCTGCACAGTTCCCCCCTGAGGAGTGGCCTCTCCGTGATGAAGAGTCAGCTAGCCAGCTCCCACGTCATATAGAGATGGAAATTATCCGCAGAATTAACCCTGATCTCACAGTAGAAAACCTTGCTCGGCACACAGCAGTCATGAAGCGTCTTGAAGAAGAGCGTGCCCAGAGGAGCAAAGCATCATCAGCCAATCACAGTTCAAGAAGCAGAAGAAGTGGAGGCAGACATCGGAAGCCGTCTCAAACCAAACTTAGTCGCTCACATAGCAAAATAAGGGTGACTCGTGGTGAGCATAGTGAGGGTTCCCATTTGGAACTCACTGACAAGGACTATAGAGCCTACTCATCATCACTGGCTCGGTCACCAAGGGAACATGCCTTGGCCATGGAGCGACAGCGGACACGCCTTCATCTGGCACACAGCAACCCCAACATTCTCGACTCCTCCCATCTACCTGTCACCCCAGAATGGGATGTGTCTGGAGAGCTCGCCAAACGGCGGACAGAAATGCCTTTCCCTGAGCCAAGTCATGGCCCATCAGCACACCACTCGAAAGTCCATCGTTCACACTCTCATACACAGGAGAGGAAGTCTCGTAATGAACGTAGCGATAAAGCCAAGGAACGTTCCAGATCAATGGAAAATTCAAAAGGACCACTTGGAGCTGGCTTAATTGGACCACCAAGTTACTATGATGATCGGAATCGATACTATACCGATGACGGAACTTTACGAGCCAACCAGAGCTCTTGCCACTACCCTCGCGCCACTCCCCCCTTGGTTAAGATGTCTGGGGAATCACTGGGTTTAGATGGAGGCAGGAGTTTAGAGAAATGTAAGAGTCGGGACAGTCTGCCAGCTTACTCTCCTAAACCACAGCACAACTCTGTCCCTCCTGATGGCTACTTCCAGTGTTCCGGTTCTTCTGAGGCTGCACTCACAGCCCCAAGTACAATAGGAACTCTTGGTAGAAATAGTCAAGATGGTTTAAAACTGGGCAGCACTGACTGGCAAACAGAAAGACAGACACCACATCCTCCAGAAAATAAGGAGGACTTGTCAAAGGTGGGCCCTAAAGGTGGCAGCCTGCCTCCAATACCTCTCTCAATGCCAGATCCCCCTGTTTCGAATGGACGACCTCCCCACAGTGCCTCCTGTGGTCAAGAAAAATGTAAAGAGATCTTTAGTAAAGACACACTTTTCAAACCCCCTCCTGGCCTTCCTTTGCCAGGATACAGTTCCTTGAGGAAAACCCCTGTCCTTACTTCCTCCAATCTGTCCTCATCCTGCGATGCACTTGATTCCCAGGACTCTTTTGACGCCCCAAAACCTCTGGTTGCAACACCTTCTGCTTCCATACCGGGAAGCGAACCCACAACCAGTGCTGCAGAGGTCTCGTTTGACTATTACAATGTTTCGGATGACGATGAACTTGAGGAAGGAGGAACTAAAAGTAGGGGAGAGGATGGGGAAACTGGAGGAGGGATTGTTGGACGGGGAGGGGCTGGAGCAGGTACCATGCAGTGGCTATTGGAGAGAGAAAAGGAAAGGGATTTACAGAGAAGGTTTGAAAGAACCCTCACATTCCCTGGTGCTAAAGAGAACCTTCCAGAACCCAGTCAAAATCAGCAGTCCGCCCACTCTGCCAGACTGGACAGTATGGACTCAAGCTCGGTTACTGTTGACAGCGGATTCAACTCACCAAG AACGAGGGAGAGCCTGGCGTCAAACACCTCCTCCATAGTGGAGAGTAATCGTCGGCAGAATTTGGCTCTCAGTCCAGGCCACCTAGGCATTACAAACAGCAATGGACCCCCTTTCTCATTCCGCGCCATACCTGAACCTGCTGGGAGCCAATCGGAGAAACTCCAAAAGCCCAACGCCTGCCTTGCATCAATCACCAGCGTCTAG